Genomic segment of Populus nigra chromosome 14, ddPopNigr1.1, whole genome shotgun sequence:
CTTAAAGGTAGGGCGCCGACTCTTGTTACAATCTGAAAGTTTGTTTAAAACTATTCACTCTGTGAATCAAACGGCACGGTAagagtgtttttgttttcttctaaaaTTATAGATGGGACTAAATACAATACTCATAAGCCTAGCTAATATAAGGTGTCAAAATTAGAACATTTGTAAGGGCACGCATAGTTGGAAGGCCTGTCTTTTGGAGCGTACAGATTGACAGGTGCAGAGTCCCTATAAAAACCTCAAAGGGTGCCTGAGGATAGTATGCCTACCAGCTTACTCATTGCTTCCCTAATACACCAGCTACCAATACCAAAGGCTGCCATGAGATTCACTAAACAATTCCAATTTGTTTGTTTGGCCTTGCTCTTCATTTCGGGAGCTTGGCCTTCTAAATCCACAGCTCGAACCCTCCTGGATGCACCCATGTATGAGAGGCATGAGCAATGGATGACTCAGTATGGGCGTGTATACAAGGATGACAGCGAGAGGGCGACCCGTTACAGCATATTCAAGGAAAATGTTGCACGCATAGATGCTTTTAACACTCAAACCGGCAAATCTTACAAACTTGGTGTCAATCAATTTGCAGATCTTACAAATGAAGAGTTCAAAGCTTCACGCAATAGGTTCAAGGGCCATATGTGCTCTCCACAAGCAGGTCCTTTCAGATATGAAAACGTTTCTGCAGTGCCTTCTACCATGGACTGGAGAAAGGAAGGAGCTGTAACCCCTGTCAAGGACCAAGGACAGTGTGGTAAGTGCCTATCCCTGTGTTTATGCGAATGAGATCTTACAGAGGGATACTTTTCTaacctttgttttgtttgtgctGAATCAAAACGTAGGTTGTTGTTGGGCATTTTCGGCAGTGGCGGCCATGGAAGGAATCAATAAGCTTACAACTGGTAAATTGATCTCCCTTTCAGAGCAAGAGGTTGTTGATTGTGACACTAAGGGTGAGGATCAAGGCTGCAACGGTGGTTTGATGGATGATGCCTTCAAATTCATTGAACAAAACAAGGGTCTAACAACTGAAGCTAACTACCCATACAAGGGAACAGATGGCACTTGCAACACTAACAAGGCAGCCATCCACGCAGCAAAGATCACCGGGTTTGAGGATGTGCCAGCAAACAGTGAAGCTGCACTGATGAAGGCTGTTGCCAAGCAACCAGTTTCTGTTGCTATTGACGCAGGTGGATATGATTTCCAATTCTACTCGAGTGGCATCTTTACAGGAGGTTGCGACACTCAACTAGACCATGGTGTCACTGCTGTTGGATATGGAGTCAGCGATGGATCAAAGTATTGGCTAGTGAAGAACTCATGGGGTGCACAATGGGGGGAAGAGGGATACATACGAATGCAGAAAGATA
This window contains:
- the LOC133672444 gene encoding senescence-specific cysteine protease SAG39-like, which codes for MRFTKQFQFVCLALLFISGAWPSKSTARTLLDAPMYERHEQWMTQYGRVYKDDSERATRYSIFKENVARIDAFNTQTGKSYKLGVNQFADLTNEEFKASRNRFKGHMCSPQAGPFRYENVSAVPSTMDWRKEGAVTPVKDQGQCGCCWAFSAVAAMEGINKLTTGKLISLSEQEVVDCDTKGEDQGCNGGLMDDAFKFIEQNKGLTTEANYPYKGTDGTCNTNKAAIHAAKITGFEDVPANSEAALMKAVAKQPVSVAIDAGGYDFQFYSSGIFTGGCDTQLDHGVTAVGYGVSDGSKYWLVKNSWGAQWGEEGYIRMQKDITAKEGLCGIAMQASYPTA